Proteins encoded within one genomic window of Oncorhynchus keta strain PuntledgeMale-10-30-2019 unplaced genomic scaffold, Oket_V2 Un_scaffold_3114_pilon_pilon, whole genome shotgun sequence:
- the LOC118375496 gene encoding tetraspanin-3-like — protein sequence MGQCGITSSKTVLVFLNLIFWAAAGILCYIGAYVFITYDDYDHFFEDVYTLIPASIIIAVGTLLFIIGLIGCCATIRESSCGLTAFAVILLLVFVTEVVVVVIGYIYRARVEDQVNHSIQKVYDEYNGTNTDAPSRAIDYVQRQLHCCGIHNYSDWRNTRWFKESRNNSVPVSCCKPNINNCTGTMSRPGDLYPEGCEALVVKTLKEIMMYVIWAALTFAAIQMLGMLCACVVLCRRGHDPAYELLVTGATYA from the exons ATGGGCCAGTGTGGGATTACTTCATCAAAGACAGTCCTGGTGTTTCTGAATCTAATATTCTGG GCTGCAGCTGGAATTCTGTGTTACATTGGAGCCTATGTGTTCATCACATATGATGACTATGACCACTTCTTTGAGGATGTGTACACCTTGATCCCAGCGTCCATTATAATAGCAGTCGGGACTCTGCTGTTTATCATTGGGCTGATTGGATGCTGTGCCACAATACGGGAAAGCTCCTGCGGACTAACAGCT TTTGCTGTCATTCTCCTGCTGGTGTTTGTCACAGAagttgttgtggttgttattgGCTATATCTACAGAGCTAGG GTGGAAGATCAGGTGAACCACTCCATTCAGAAGGTGTATGATGAATACAATGGCACCAACACAGATGCCCCCAGCCGAGCCATCGACTATGTGCAGAGACAG CTCCACTGCTGTGGCATTCACAACTACTCTGACTGGAGGAATACTCGCTGGTTCAAGGAGTCCAGAAACAACAGTGTTCCAGTCAGCTGCTGTAAACCCAACATCAACAACTGTACTGGAACCATGAGCCGGCCTGGCGACCTCTACCCAGAG GGCTGTGAAGCTCTTGTTGTGAAAACGCTGAAAGAAATCATGATGTATGTCATTTGGGCTGCTCTGACCTTCGCTGCAATACAG ATGCTGGGGATGCTGTGTGCCTGTGTGGTGCTGTGCAGGAGGGGGCACGACCCGGCCTATGAGCTACTGGTCACTGGCGCAACCTACGCATGA